One genomic segment of [Phormidium] sp. ETS-05 includes these proteins:
- a CDS encoding NB-ARC domain-containing protein: MITIYGLSGIGKSQLAVKLIPEIQTEFDYIIWRSLGNAPTFSTLQTQLKQFFSPSQPTPLPTIIDYFRSDRCLVILDDLQNIFKPGELAGQYLAGYEDYGKFFKQVATTPHQSCLILLSWEKPRDFTALSSQNRLLQAFHLQGIEPQAANFLQEKRLTDEARWSELITLYQGHPTWLNIIAAAIVELCNGSVTEFLSDTDNIFLGDLEPLLSSHLERLSELEIQVSHWLASENEAVDISTPPNPQRNLLPQPDAQEPNQILRLETPSKSDLWQAIQSLSRRGLVEKVALGAKVRFRINPVFQQYIRSKFG; the protein is encoded by the coding sequence TTGATTACCATCTACGGTTTAAGTGGAATTGGCAAAAGTCAACTGGCAGTTAAACTCATCCCAGAAATCCAAACAGAATTTGATTACATCATTTGGCGCAGTCTCGGTAACGCTCCCACCTTTTCTACCCTCCAAACCCAACTAAAACAGTTTTTTTCCCCATCCCAACCCACCCCATTACCCACAATCATCGATTATTTTCGTTCCGATCGCTGTTTAGTCATCCTCGACGACCTACAGAACATTTTTAAACCCGGTGAATTAGCCGGTCAATATCTCGCCGGATATGAAGATTACGGCAAATTTTTTAAACAAGTTGCCACCACACCTCACCAAAGCTGTTTAATCCTCCTCAGTTGGGAAAAACCCAGAGACTTCACCGCCTTATCAAGTCAAAACCGCCTTTTGCAGGCATTCCACCTGCAAGGTATAGAACCACAAGCCGCCAACTTCCTGCAGGAGAAAAGATTAACCGACGAGGCAAGGTGGTCAGAATTAATTACCCTTTATCAGGGTCATCCTACCTGGTTAAACATCATCGCTGCTGCTATTGTGGAATTATGCAACGGCAGCGTCACCGAATTTTTATCTGATACAGATAATATATTTTTAGGAGACTTGGAACCGCTGTTATCATCTCACTTAGAGCGGTTATCAGAATTAGAAATCCAAGTCAGCCATTGGTTAGCCAGTGAAAATGAAGCGGTGGATATCTCCACGCCACCAAACCCCCAAAGAAACCTGCTCCCCCAGCCAGATGCTCAAGAACCTAACCAGATTTTGCGTTTAGAAACCCCGTCCAAATCTGACTTATGGCAAGCCATCCAATCTTTAAGCAGACGCGGCTTAGTGGAAAAAGTGGCATTAGGAGCTAAAGTAAGGTTTCGCATTAACCCGGTATTTCAACAATATATTAGGTCAAAATTTGGCTAA
- a CDS encoding AAA family ATPase — protein MIISHIVLRNWRNFQLVDVALRDRIFMIGPNACGKSNFLDAFRFLRDLAKSGGGLQKAVSDRGGLSKIRSLYARRHSDVEIEIHLAEASNQKPIWKYSIGIKQKRGGKNEPIIAHERVWRDDEKILDRPTEEDKSDELRLTQTYLEQINANAKFRDIAKFLDPILYLHLIPQLVRHPEGFGIPGLTEDPFGRTFLERVAKTPEKTRKSRLTKIEDALKFAVPQLKNLTDTKDEMGVPHLEAVYEHWRPKAGKQREDQFSDGTLRLIGLLWSLLETDSLLLLEEPELSLNAGIVSQLPALIYRLQRQKKRQILISTHSSDLLADKGIGGEEVLLMTPSAEGTKVEVASSKEDIKLLLEGGLSMADAALPHTVPPAIQNLNLFQ, from the coding sequence ATGATTATATCTCACATAGTTTTAAGAAACTGGCGTAATTTTCAGTTAGTAGATGTGGCTCTCAGAGACCGAATTTTTATGATCGGTCCCAATGCCTGCGGCAAGTCTAATTTCCTCGATGCGTTTCGGTTTCTCCGAGATTTGGCTAAATCGGGAGGTGGGTTGCAGAAAGCGGTGAGCGATCGAGGCGGTTTATCGAAAATCCGCAGCCTTTATGCTCGTCGCCATTCAGATGTTGAAATAGAAATTCACCTAGCCGAGGCTAGCAATCAAAAACCCATTTGGAAATACAGCATTGGTATCAAACAAAAAAGAGGCGGCAAAAATGAGCCTATTATTGCTCACGAACGAGTTTGGCGAGATGACGAAAAAATCCTCGATCGCCCCACTGAAGAAGATAAAAGCGACGAACTCCGCCTCACCCAGACTTATTTAGAGCAAATCAATGCTAATGCCAAATTTAGAGATATTGCTAAATTTCTCGACCCCATCTTATATCTCCATTTAATCCCGCAGTTAGTGCGTCATCCAGAGGGGTTTGGGATTCCCGGACTGACAGAAGACCCATTTGGCCGGACTTTTTTAGAGCGAGTAGCGAAAACACCCGAAAAAACCCGAAAATCTCGATTGACAAAAATTGAAGATGCTTTAAAATTTGCCGTCCCCCAGCTAAAAAACCTCACCGATACAAAAGATGAAATGGGAGTACCCCATTTAGAAGCGGTTTACGAGCATTGGCGACCGAAGGCAGGTAAACAACGGGAAGACCAGTTTTCTGATGGCACTTTACGGCTCATCGGGTTACTCTGGTCTTTGTTAGAAACAGATTCTTTATTGTTATTAGAAGAGCCAGAACTATCTCTCAATGCAGGCATTGTTAGCCAACTACCCGCTTTAATCTATCGCCTGCAACGTCAGAAAAAACGCCAGATACTCATCAGTACCCATAGCTCTGATTTACTGGCAGATAAAGGTATTGGTGGGGAAGAAGTTTTATTAATGACCCCCAGTGCCGAAGGAACCAAGGTAGAAGTAGCCTCCTCCAAAGAGGATATCAAACTCCTTTTAGAAGGTGGTTTGAGCATGGCGGATGCTGCCTTACCTCATACGGTGCCCCCAGCAATTCAGAATCTAAATTTATTCCAATGA
- a CDS encoding Uma2 family endonuclease, with product MTAVILTNPATAPITTEQFEQLCAANRELKLERSANGDLIIMPPTGGGTGKRNSALNLELGLWNRQTQLGIAFDSSTGFKLPNGANRSPDASWIPLTKWNTLTPEQQEKFLPFAPDFVIELRSASDSLKPLQDKMEEYRDNGTRLGWLIDPQTRQVAIYRPHQDPERLENPATLSGEDVLPGFILNLQVIWGNADDRTGS from the coding sequence ATGACTGCAGTAATTTTAACAAATCCCGCCACGGCTCCCATCACCACCGAGCAATTTGAGCAGCTTTGTGCAGCGAACCGAGAATTAAAATTAGAACGTAGTGCCAATGGAGATTTAATTATCATGCCACCAACCGGAGGAGGAACGGGAAAACGTAACTCAGCTCTTAACCTAGAATTGGGCTTATGGAACCGCCAAACTCAATTAGGCATTGCTTTTGACTCTTCCACCGGGTTTAAACTGCCTAACGGGGCGAATCGTTCTCCCGATGCTTCCTGGATTCCCTTAACCAAATGGAACACCTTAACCCCAGAGCAGCAGGAAAAATTTCTGCCTTTTGCCCCTGATTTTGTGATAGAATTACGGTCAGCTAGTGATAGTTTAAAACCGCTGCAAGATAAAATGGAAGAATACAGAGACAATGGCACTCGATTGGGTTGGTTAATTGACCCCCAAACTCGCCAAGTCGCCATTTATCGCCCCCACCAGGACCCCGAACGATTAGAAAATCCCGCCACTCTCTCCGGTGAAGATGTCCTCCCCGGTTTCATCCTGAATTTACAAGTGATTTGGGGAAACGCTGACGATCGGACAGGCTCCTAA
- a CDS encoding nucleotidyltransferase family protein, which translates to MQRDEVLAILAEHRDRLKGFGVKSLALFGSTARNEARPDSDVDILVEFDGPVTFDCYMDVKFYLEDHQGTRVDLVSTVMLKPLIRPLVEREAMYV; encoded by the coding sequence ATGCAACGGGATGAGGTTCTGGCAATTCTGGCAGAACACCGAGATAGGCTAAAAGGCTTTGGTGTCAAGTCTTTGGCACTTTTTGGCTCTACGGCTCGGAATGAAGCCAGACCAGATAGCGATGTGGATATTTTAGTGGAGTTTGACGGACCGGTGACGTTTGACTGCTATATGGATGTCAAATTTTACCTGGAAGACCACCAGGGGACGCGGGTTGATTTGGTGAGTACAGTAATGCTCAAACCCCTAATTCGCCCCCTGGTGGAACGGGAGGCGATGTATGTTTAA
- a CDS encoding fatty acid desaturase gives MVNLVESKGLMTQADYARKLRPLLPPEAFLPDENYTWILLINLTILILGWGIADYLDRWHWYLLWLALPLALVMGNSVIVLLFSTHNIMHSASIKNPWLKRAISLLGLTMLWMPPTLWKAVHNREHHHQTNSLQDPDRNYLAEQPKTWGKWIQNQFVPSAEVNPILLTIGMAHSWGIHAFRNLSSVLLFNNGSTKYPVCAFTVSPADRQAIGWELLLMIGLHISILTWLDFHPIKLLLGYFLPIWIGHSGAMFYIYTNHMLCRMTSVNDPLVNSISLRVPKIFDVLHLNFSYHTEHHIFPGMNSDYYPLVQELLQTHYPDRFNLLDAGKVWQLMLQTPRHYLDENTFTDWSGTKSVSCPLSADWSSMNSKL, from the coding sequence ATGGTAAATCTCGTTGAGTCTAAAGGCTTGATGACTCAGGCTGATTATGCTAGGAAGCTGCGTCCGTTACTTCCCCCTGAAGCCTTTCTCCCTGACGAAAACTACACATGGATCCTCTTGATTAATCTGACCATCTTGATCCTAGGTTGGGGAATAGCCGACTATCTCGATCGCTGGCATTGGTATTTATTGTGGTTGGCTTTACCCTTGGCATTAGTTATGGGCAATAGTGTGATAGTTTTACTATTTAGCACTCACAATATTATGCACAGTGCCAGCATCAAAAATCCCTGGCTGAAACGCGCCATCAGTTTATTGGGATTAACCATGTTATGGATGCCGCCGACTTTATGGAAAGCGGTGCATAATCGAGAGCATCATCATCAAACTAACTCATTGCAAGACCCCGATCGCAATTATTTAGCCGAACAGCCAAAAACCTGGGGCAAATGGATTCAAAATCAGTTTGTTCCCTCGGCAGAAGTCAACCCAATTTTGTTGACAATTGGCATGGCTCACTCCTGGGGAATCCACGCTTTTAGAAATCTGAGTTCGGTGTTGCTGTTTAATAATGGCAGCACCAAATATCCGGTTTGTGCCTTTACCGTGAGTCCAGCCGATCGGCAAGCAATTGGTTGGGAACTTTTGCTAATGATTGGGCTACATATAAGCATCTTGACATGGCTAGACTTTCATCCCATCAAGCTATTGCTAGGCTATTTTTTACCAATTTGGATTGGTCATAGTGGCGCGATGTTTTATATCTACACCAATCATATGCTCTGTCGGATGACATCAGTCAATGACCCATTGGTAAATAGTATTTCGCTGCGAGTGCCGAAAATTTTTGATGTGCTGCATCTAAACTTTTCTTACCATACAGAGCATCACATCTTCCCTGGCATGAACTCGGATTATTATCCGCTGGTGCAAGAACTGTTGCAAACTCACTACCCCGATCGCTTTAACTTGCTAGATGCGGGCAAAGTGTGGCAGTTGATGTTACAAACTCCTCGGCATTACCTGGATGAAAATACTTTTACCGACTGGAGCGGAACCAAGTCAGTCTCTTGTCCTTTATCTGCGGATTGGTCTTCGATGAATTCAAAACTCTAG
- a CDS encoding Uma2 family endonuclease, with the protein MPVELTALTTPETAVAPEWEPPMPPTDLIFDDGEPLESNRHRIAMNVLIRSLQQAWSQRNDFFTGGNMFVYYSSEQVINKEFRGPDFFAVLDVDGTKERQGWVVWLEEGRYPDVIVELMSPSTARIDKVTKKDLYQRTFRTPDYFVFDPFEPNSLQGWHLNGSRGYQPLVPNDRGWLWCETLGFWLGTWSGTIDREAAVWLRFYDTEGNLVLLPEEVERQKAEQAQQQAQQAQLQAEQAQLQAEQAQLQAEQAELKAEQAELKADRLAEKLRAMGIDPDEEV; encoded by the coding sequence ATGCCAGTGGAGCTGACTGCTCTTACAACCCCCGAAACCGCCGTGGCGCCAGAATGGGAACCTCCCATGCCGCCGACGGACCTAATTTTTGATGATGGAGAACCCTTGGAGAGCAACCGCCACCGCATCGCCATGAACGTCCTCATCCGGTCATTGCAGCAAGCCTGGAGCCAGCGTAATGACTTCTTTACTGGGGGCAATATGTTCGTTTACTACAGTAGCGAGCAAGTAATCAACAAAGAGTTTCGCGGTCCTGATTTCTTTGCAGTCCTAGATGTAGATGGCACCAAGGAAAGGCAGGGTTGGGTAGTGTGGCTCGAAGAGGGACGCTACCCGGATGTCATTGTGGAGCTAATGTCGCCAAGTACCGCTCGCATCGACAAAGTGACGAAAAAAGATTTGTATCAGCGGACGTTTAGAACCCCAGATTACTTTGTTTTTGACCCGTTTGAGCCAAATTCCTTGCAGGGATGGCATTTGAATGGTTCGCGAGGTTATCAGCCTTTAGTGCCAAATGACCGAGGTTGGCTCTGGTGTGAGACTTTGGGCTTTTGGCTGGGGACCTGGTCGGGGACTATCGATCGAGAAGCGGCGGTTTGGCTGCGGTTTTACGATACCGAAGGTAATTTGGTGTTGTTACCGGAAGAGGTAGAACGCCAAAAAGCTGAACAAGCGCAACAGCAAGCTCAACAAGCGCAACTGCAAGCCGAACAAGCGCAACTGCAAGCCGAACAAGCGCAACTGCAAGCCGAACAGGCGGAACTAAAAGCCGAACAGGCGGAGCTTAAAGCCGATCGTCTAGCCGAGAAACTCCGTGCAATGGGAATTGACCCCGATGAGGAGGTTTAA
- a CDS encoding histidine triad nucleotide-binding protein, with protein sequence MTVDTVFDKIIRREIPAQIVYEDNLCLAFKDINPQAPVHILVIPKKLIPQLSDAESQDHALLGHLLLTAKRVAAQVGLENGYRIVINNGSDGGQTVYHLHLHILGGRQMKWPPG encoded by the coding sequence ATGACCGTAGATACCGTATTCGACAAAATCATCCGCCGGGAAATTCCCGCCCAGATAGTCTATGAGGATAACTTATGCCTCGCCTTCAAAGATATTAATCCCCAGGCCCCAGTTCACATCCTCGTCATCCCCAAAAAACTGATTCCCCAGCTTTCCGACGCCGAATCCCAGGACCATGCCCTCCTCGGACACCTGCTCTTAACTGCCAAACGAGTCGCCGCCCAAGTCGGACTGGAAAACGGCTATCGCATCGTGATTAACAACGGTTCCGACGGCGGTCAAACCGTCTATCACCTCCACCTGCACATCCTCGGCGGTCGCCAAATGAAATGGCCCCCCGGTTGA
- a CDS encoding PEP-CTERM sorting domain-containing protein (PEP-CTERM proteins occur, often in large numbers, in the proteomes of bacteria that also encode an exosortase, a predicted intramembrane cysteine proteinase. The presence of a PEP-CTERM domain at a protein's C-terminus predicts cleavage within the sorting domain, followed by covalent anchoring to some some component of the (usually Gram-negative) cell surface. Many PEP-CTERM proteins exhibit an unusual sequence composition that includes large numbers of potential glycosylation sites. Expression of one such protein has been shown restore the ability of a bacterium to form floc, a type of biofilm.), with amino-acid sequence MHIVTSALLLAAGVAQPALADTILFQEDFESYGERSAVGGTGGWTGMGLVGTGAGLGSKTFNGQLYPSATLNWASNYFAPEGLSSSAIYRLSFDTYAYATNPVTHNAGLYFHDSRGGTGAIHIGWYYNSLAGNNLGWAFDVRGLRNDNSNWIQYLSPSQYPSSVNNPVNLSVILDPSKNEVYGLAKFGGQVVETSHFLLTDEQLSVIDGITIHQDIRQPRWYQGADFDNILVTATPISASATTVPEPSLLLGITVVAGGVIMQRKKHSQPD; translated from the coding sequence ATGCACATTGTAACCTCAGCCTTACTATTGGCGGCTGGGGTCGCTCAACCCGCTTTAGCTGATACCATTCTATTTCAAGAAGATTTTGAGAGTTACGGTGAAAGAAGTGCCGTAGGAGGAACAGGTGGATGGACGGGCATGGGTTTAGTTGGCACAGGAGCGGGATTGGGCAGCAAAACGTTCAATGGTCAGTTATATCCCAGCGCTACCCTAAATTGGGCTAGTAATTATTTTGCCCCTGAAGGCTTGAGTTCCAGCGCAATATACAGGCTCTCTTTTGATACTTATGCTTATGCAACAAATCCTGTAACTCACAACGCTGGATTATATTTCCATGACTCTAGAGGCGGTACTGGTGCCATACATATAGGATGGTATTACAATAGCCTAGCCGGTAATAATCTGGGATGGGCATTTGATGTCAGAGGCTTGCGCAATGATAACTCCAATTGGATTCAATATTTATCTCCCAGTCAATATCCCAGTTCCGTTAACAATCCAGTCAACCTTAGCGTCATCTTAGACCCCAGCAAAAATGAAGTGTATGGACTGGCTAAATTTGGCGGTCAAGTGGTAGAGACCAGTCACTTTTTGCTGACTGACGAGCAGTTATCTGTAATTGATGGCATTACAATTCATCAAGATATCAGGCAGCCTCGATGGTATCAAGGAGCAGACTTTGACAACATCCTGGTAACGGCTACTCCGATTTCTGCATCTGCTACTACGGTTCCCGAACCTTCTTTGCTCCTGGGAATCACTGTAGTCGCTGGTGGCGTAATTATGCAAAGAAAAAAACACAGCCAGCCCGATTAA
- a CDS encoding YifB family Mg chelatase-like AAA ATPase, whose translation MLGRVWSASLVGIEAVKVGVEVDISGGLPAIVVVGLPDTAVQESRERVKAAMKHTGFGVPMRRIAVNLTPADLRKEGPSFDLPIAIGILAASEQVSPQLLGDYLFLGELSLDGSLRPVPGVLPIAAAAKQQDITAIVVPEENAKEAALVEGLEVYGCQNLSEVVDLLEKPGSVAPVRLDEPVEAKLFHSNLDLKDVKGQAHARRALEIAAAGGHNLIFVGPPGSGKTMLARRLPGILPPLTFAEALEVTQIYSVTGLLKGRGALVRDRPFRSPHHSASGPALVGGGTYPRPGEISLAHRGVLFLDEMTEFKRDVLEYLRQPLEDGYVTVSRTKLSVSFPAQFTLVASTNPCPCGYFGDALQACTCSPAKREQYWAKLSGPLMDRIDLQVMVNRLKPEEITRQTMGEASEPVRERVIMGRERARHRFRDEPALQCNADMRSEHLRRWCELDDSSRNLLEGAIRKLGLSARATDRVLKVSRTIADLNGDENIRPMHVAEAIGYRTIDRMQ comes from the coding sequence GTGCTTGGTAGAGTCTGGAGTGCATCGCTCGTAGGTATCGAAGCGGTTAAGGTCGGTGTGGAAGTGGATATATCCGGTGGGTTGCCCGCGATCGTGGTGGTGGGCCTGCCGGATACTGCTGTGCAAGAGTCCCGGGAACGGGTGAAAGCGGCGATGAAGCATACGGGTTTTGGGGTGCCAATGCGGCGGATCGCGGTGAACTTGACACCGGCGGACTTGCGCAAAGAGGGACCGAGCTTTGATTTGCCGATCGCCATTGGCATTCTCGCCGCTTCCGAGCAAGTCAGTCCCCAGTTACTCGGAGATTATCTATTTTTAGGCGAACTTTCTCTCGATGGCAGCCTTCGACCAGTACCGGGGGTATTGCCGATCGCCGCTGCTGCCAAACAGCAAGACATCACCGCCATCGTCGTCCCCGAGGAAAACGCCAAAGAAGCCGCTTTAGTGGAAGGTTTAGAGGTTTACGGTTGCCAGAACCTCTCAGAAGTAGTGGACCTGCTAGAAAAACCGGGCTCCGTGGCACCAGTGCGTTTGGATGAACCGGTAGAAGCCAAACTATTTCACAGCAACTTAGACCTAAAAGACGTAAAAGGTCAGGCTCACGCCAGACGAGCTTTAGAAATTGCCGCTGCTGGGGGACATAATTTAATCTTTGTCGGACCGCCGGGAAGCGGCAAAACCATGCTCGCCAGACGTTTACCGGGGATTTTACCGCCCCTGACATTTGCCGAAGCGCTGGAAGTGACGCAAATTTACTCCGTGACGGGGTTGCTCAAAGGTCGGGGAGCCTTAGTGCGCGATCGCCCCTTCCGCAGTCCCCACCACTCCGCCTCCGGTCCCGCCCTGGTGGGGGGTGGCACCTATCCCCGTCCAGGGGAAATTTCCCTGGCTCATCGCGGCGTCCTATTTTTGGACGAAATGACCGAATTTAAGCGCGATGTTTTAGAATACCTGCGCCAACCCCTAGAGGATGGCTATGTCACCGTTTCCCGCACTAAATTATCCGTCAGCTTTCCCGCCCAGTTTACCCTAGTTGCCAGTACCAATCCCTGTCCTTGCGGTTATTTTGGCGATGCTTTGCAGGCTTGCACCTGTTCCCCAGCCAAAAGAGAACAGTATTGGGCGAAACTTTCCGGGCCGCTGATGGACCGCATCGACCTGCAAGTAATGGTGAACCGGTTAAAGCCAGAGGAAATTACCCGCCAAACGATGGGGGAAGCCTCAGAACCAGTGAGGGAGCGGGTGATCATGGGGCGAGAGCGGGCTCGTCACCGCTTCCGCGATGAACCCGCTTTGCAGTGTAATGCGGATATGCGATCGGAACACTTGCGCCGCTGGTGCGAGCTAGATGATTCTAGTCGCAACCTCCTCGAAGGTGCCATCCGCAAACTGGGCCTTTCTGCACGGGCGACCGATCGGGTGCTGAAAGTCTCCCGCACCATTGCGGACCTCAACGGAGATGAAAACATCCGCCCTATGCACGTGGCTGAAGCCATTGGCTATCGCACCATCGATCGGATGCAGTAA
- the purB gene encoding adenylosuccinate lyase: protein MAIERYTLPAMGDLWTDNYKLKTWLQVEIAVCEAQAELGYIPSASVAEIKEKANFDLQRVKEIEAEVRHDVIAFLTNVNEYVGDAGRYIHLGLTSSDVLDTGLALQMVASLDVLLQVVEDLIQAIRYQAQQHRETVMIGRSHGIHGEPISFGFKLAGWLAEVLRHRDRLIRLRSQVAVGKISGAMGTYANIDPRIEAIACRQLGLEPDTASTQVISRDRHAEFMNQIALLGATIERFAVEIRNLQRTDVLEVEEYFSPKQKGSSAMPHKRNPIRSERLTGMARILRGYATSALENVALWHERDISHSSVERVILPDGCTLIHFMLVEITDLVKHLLVYPENMQRNMNVYGSVVFSQQVMLALVKKGIIREDAYAIVQSCAHQAWNKTGGNFRELIAKHPQVVAQLTPAEIDACFDPSHHLQHMDEIYQRLGI from the coding sequence ATGGCGATCGAGCGTTATACGTTGCCCGCAATGGGCGACTTGTGGACGGATAACTACAAGCTGAAAACGTGGTTACAGGTAGAGATTGCGGTTTGTGAAGCTCAAGCGGAGCTAGGTTATATTCCCTCCGCTTCTGTAGCAGAAATCAAGGAAAAAGCAAATTTTGATTTGCAGCGGGTGAAGGAAATAGAGGCGGAAGTCCGCCACGACGTGATTGCCTTTTTAACCAACGTTAATGAATACGTGGGTGATGCTGGGCGCTACATTCATTTGGGTTTAACCAGTTCCGACGTTTTGGACACGGGGTTGGCCCTGCAAATGGTGGCAAGTTTGGATGTACTGCTGCAAGTGGTGGAAGATTTAATCCAAGCCATTCGCTACCAGGCGCAACAACACCGGGAAACGGTGATGATTGGCCGGTCCCACGGCATTCACGGGGAGCCCATATCTTTTGGGTTTAAACTGGCGGGGTGGTTGGCGGAGGTGTTGCGCCACCGGGACCGCTTGATTCGCCTGCGATCGCAAGTGGCGGTGGGCAAGATTTCTGGGGCAATGGGGACTTATGCCAATATCGACCCCCGCATCGAGGCGATCGCCTGTCGTCAACTGGGACTAGAACCCGATACCGCCTCCACCCAAGTCATATCCCGCGATCGTCACGCCGAATTTATGAACCAGATCGCCCTCCTTGGCGCCACGATCGAGCGGTTCGCCGTAGAAATTAGAAACCTACAGCGCACCGATGTCCTAGAAGTAGAAGAATACTTCTCCCCCAAACAAAAAGGCTCCAGTGCCATGCCCCACAAGCGCAACCCCATCCGCTCCGAGCGGCTCACGGGTATGGCCCGAATTCTGCGCGGTTACGCCACCTCCGCCTTAGAAAACGTCGCTCTCTGGCACGAGCGAGACATCTCCCACAGCAGCGTCGAGCGCGTCATCCTCCCCGATGGCTGCACCCTAATTCATTTTATGCTGGTGGAAATCACCGATTTAGTCAAACACCTGCTCGTCTATCCCGAAAATATGCAGCGGAATATGAACGTGTACGGCAGTGTCGTGTTCAGCCAGCAAGTCATGCTCGCTCTGGTGAAAAAAGGCATAATTCGGGAAGACGCCTACGCGATCGTTCAATCCTGCGCTCACCAAGCCTGGAACAAAACCGGCGGCAACTTTCGCGAATTAATCGCCAAACACCCCCAAGTGGTTGCCCAGCTCACACCAGCAGAAATTGACGCCTGCTTTGACCCGAGTCACCACCTCCAGCATATGGATGAGATTTACCAGCGTTTGGGGATTTGA
- a CDS encoding DUF3887 domain-containing protein — translation MKNQFSVFLLSAILTTGVAPVYAAPLMSPSSQVIAQADAREKIAAEFIDLLVKGDTRNALERYDASLQESITPQSLGEMWDDLINETGPFQKTTRILTSENSPNIVIISCEFEKVKRDIFIIFNDTNKIVGLDYVQI, via the coding sequence ATGAAAAACCAATTTTCTGTATTCTTACTCAGCGCTATCTTAACCACTGGTGTTGCTCCCGTTTACGCCGCCCCTTTGATGTCACCATCATCCCAAGTCATTGCCCAAGCTGACGCTAGGGAGAAAATAGCGGCAGAATTTATCGATTTGCTCGTGAAAGGAGACACCCGGAACGCCCTGGAAAGATACGATGCTTCTCTCCAGGAAAGCATAACTCCCCAAAGTCTTGGTGAAATGTGGGATGATCTGATTAATGAAACCGGCCCCTTTCAGAAAACTACGCGCATTCTGACATCGGAAAATTCCCCAAATATTGTGATTATCTCTTGCGAGTTTGAAAAAGTCAAGCGGGATATCTTTATTATCTTCAACGACACCAATAAAATTGTTGGTTTGGACTATGTGCAGATCTAA